The Andrena cerasifolii isolate SP2316 chromosome 15, iyAndCera1_principal, whole genome shotgun sequence genome includes a window with the following:
- the Pmca gene encoding plasma membrane calcium-transporting ATPase 3 isoform X8 — MATIDGRPAQYGITLKHLRELMELRGREGVNKINSHGGVQEICKKLYTSPSEGLSGSAADIQHRRDTFGSNLIPPKPPKTFLQLVWEALQDVTLIILEVAALVSLGLSFYHPADEEDPTAVPSMEDDEAKYGWIEGLAILISVIVVVIVTAFNDYSKERQFRGLQSRIEGEHKFSVIRQGEVKQISVADIVVGDICQIKYGDLLPADGILIQSNDLKVDESSLTGESDHVKKGESFDPMVLSGTHVMEGSGKMLVSAVGVNSQAGIIFTLLGAAVDQQEQEIKKMKKEAKKQRKKKSLTGDEAVEITGNSHASGGGKHESGENHHAPSHGGGEGKKDKSVLQAKLTKLAIQIGYAGSTIAVLTVVILVTQFCVTTFVIEGKPWKNTYAGDLVRHLIIGVTVLVVAVPEGLPLAVTLSLAYSVKKMMKDNNLVRHLDACETMGNATAICSDKTGTLTTNRMTVVQSYICEKMSKTIPNFTDIPSHIGTLIIQSVSINSAYTSRIMPSQDPTELPLQVGNKTECALLGFVIALGMNYQTIRDDQPEETFTRVYTFNSVRKSMSTVIPRKGGGYRLFTKGASEIIMKKCAFIYGREGHLEKFTKEMQDRLVKNVIEPMACDGLRTISIAYRDFVPGKAEINQVHSDNEPNWEDEENIVNNLTCLCIVGIEDPVRPEVPDAIRKCQKAGITVRMVTGDNVNTARSIAMKCGILKPNEDFLVLEGKEFNRRIRDSNGEVQQHLLDKVWPRLRVLARSSPTDKYTLVKGIIDSLVTTSREVVAVTGDGTNDGPALKKADVGFAMGIAGTDVAKEASDIILTDDNFSSIVKAVMWGRNVYDSIAKFLQFQLTVNVVAVIVAFIGACAVQDSPLKAVQMLWVNLIMDTLASLALATEMPTPDLLLRKPYGRTKPLISRTMMKNILGQAVYQLSVIFMLLFVGDKMLDIETGRGVAQAGGGPTQHFTVIFNTFVMMTLFNEFNARKIHGQRNVFQGIFTNPIFYSIWIVTCLSQILIIHYGKMAFSTKALTLEQWMWCLFFGLGTLLWGQIITTIPTRKIPKILSWGRGQPDDIGAINLGDEKFDPDSDKKPRAGQILWIRGLTRLQTQRLVIVSPKKLREQERSNAISASVLALA, encoded by the exons ATGGCAACAATAGACGGCCGACCGGCACAGTATGGTATCACTCTCAAGCACCTTCGTGAGCTCATGGAGCTGCGAGGGCGTGAAGGTGTCAATAAAATCAATAGCCATGGTGGTGTGCAGGAGATTTGTAAAAAGCTATATACTTCACCCAGTGAAG GTCTCAGTGGGTCAGCGGCAGACATCCAGCACAGACGAGACACATTTGGTTCCAATCTAATACCTCCAAAGCCACCAAAAACGTTTCTACAGTTAGTGTGGGAAGCTTTGCAAGATGTTACGTTAATCATCTTGGAAGTAGCGGCATTGGTTTCGTTAGGTCTTAGCTTTTATCACCCGGCGGATGAGGAGGATCCAA CAGCGGTTCCGTCGATGGAAGACGACGAAGCGAAGTATGGTTGGATCGAGGGACTCGCTATATTGATTTCTGTGATCGTGGTGGTGATAGTAACAGCTTTCAATGACTATTCTAAGGAGAGACAGTTTAGGGGTCTCCAAAGTCGGATAGAAGGGGAACATAAATTCTCTGTTATTCGGCAAGGGGAGGTTAAACAGATCTCTGTGGCTGACATTGTTGTCGGTGACATTTGTCAG ATAAAGTACGGAGACCTGCTGCCAGCAGATGGTATCCTCATACAAAGCAACGATCTCAAAGTGGATGAATCCAGTTTAACCGGAGAGTCGGACCATGTGAAAAAAGGGGAATCATTCGATCCCATGGTACTCTCGG GTACGCACGTGATGGAGGGTTCCGGGAAAATGTTAGTTTCTGCAGTAGGTGTTAACTCTCAGGCTGGTATTATCTTCACCTTGTTGGGTGCTGCTGTTGATCAGCAAGAGCAAGAAATCAAGAAGATGAAGAAAG AGGCTAAGAAGCAGCGGAAGAAGAAGTCATTAACAG GAGACGAAGCTGTAGAGATAACTGGAAACAGCCATGCGAGCGGAGGAGGCAAGCACGAGTCGGGGGAGAACCACCACGCGCCTAGCCACGGGGGCGGAGAAGGGAAGAAGGACAAGAGTGTTCTTCAAGCCAAGCTAACTAAACTCGCCATACAAATCGGTTATGCCGGCTCGACCATAGCAGTGCTTACCGTTGTCATTCTAGTCACTCAGTTCTGCGTAACGACGTTTGTCATAGAGGGGAAACCTTGGAAGAACACGTACGCTGGTGATCTGGTGCGTCATTTGATCATTGGTGTAACGGTACTCGTAGTGGCCGTTCCCGAAGGTCTTCCTCTAGCTGTCACCTTGTCTCTCGCTTATTCCGTTAAG AAAATGATGAAGGATAACAACCTGGTGCGCCACTTGGATGCTTGCGAAACAATGGGCAACGCCACGGCGATCTGCTCGGACAAGACTGGCACCCTGACAACCAACCGCATGACCGTCGTTCAGTCGTACATATGCGAGAAAATGAGCAAGACGATCCCGAATTTCACGGACATACCGAGCCACATCGGGACCTTAATAATCCAATCtgtctccattaattcggcgtaCACATCCAGGATAATGCCCTCGCAGGACCCAACAGAATTGCCGCTACAGGTCGGCAATAAAACCGAATGTGCCTTACTTGGATTCGTAATTGCCCTGGGCATGAACTATCAGACGATACGAGACGATCAGCCCGAGGAAACCTTCACGCGGGTCTACACGTTCAATAGCGTTAGGAAGAGCATGTCCACCGTCATACCGAGGAAGGGTGGCGGGTACAGGCTCTTCACCAAGGGCGCTTCCGAGATCATCATGAAGAA ATGTGCCTTTATATATGGTCGCGAAGGTCATTTGGAGAAATTTACCAAGGAGATGCAAGATCGTCTGGTGAAGAACGTGATCGAGCCAATGGCGTGCGACGGTCTCCGGACCATCTCTATAGCTTACCGCGACTTCGTTCCTGGCAAGGCAGAGATCAATCAGGTTCACAGCGACAACGAGCCGAACTGGGAGGACGAGGAGAATATCGTGAACAATCTGACGTGTTTGTGCATCGTCGGTATAGAGGATCCGGTTCGTCCCGAGGTGCCCGACGCGATCAGGAAGTGCCAGAAGGCCGGCATCACCGTGAGGATGGTGACGGGGGACAACGTGAACACGGCCCGCTCTATCGCCATGAAATGCGGCATCCTGAAGCCGAACGAGGACTTCCTTGTCCTCGAGGGCAAGGAGTTCAACAGGAGGATCCGAGACAGCAACGGGGAGGTGCAGCAACACCTGCTGGACAAAGTGTGGCCGAGGCTCAGGGTGCTGGCCAGATCCTCGCCCACGGACAAGTACACGCTTGTCAAAGGCATAATCGACAGTCTGGTGACCACCAGCCGCGAGGTGGTCGCGGTGACTGGCGACGGGACGAACGACGGCCCGGCTTTGAAGAAGGCGGACGTCGGCTTCGCCATGGGCATAGCCGGCACCGACGTCGCCAAGGAAGCTTCCGACATCATTCTAACGGACGATAATTTCTCGTCGATCGTAAAGGCGGTGATGTGGGGTAGAAACGTCTACGATAGTATAGCGAAGTTCTTGCAGTTTCAGCTGACCGTGAACGTCGTCGCTGTTATAGTTGCTTTTATCGGGGCATGTGCCGTGCAAGATTCGCCCCTTAAAGCTGTGCAGATGTTGTGGGTGAACCTGATCATGGACACGCTAGCGTCCCTCGCTCTGGCCACCGAGATGCCTACGCCGGATCTTCTCCTTCGCAAGCCATACGGTCGCACGAAACCTCTCATCTCCAGGACGATGATGAAGAACATCCTCGGCCAGGCCGTCTATCAGTTGTCCGTTATTTTTATGCTTCTTTTCGTTG GCGATAAGATGCTCGACATCGAAACGGGCCGGGGCGTAGCACAAGCTGGCGGCGGTCCAACGCAGCACTTCACCGTCATCTTCAACACGTTCGTCATGATGACTCTCTTCAACGAATTCAACGCCAGGAAAATCCATGGTCAGCGTAATGTCTTCCAAGGAATATTCACCAACCCCATCTTTTACAGTATCTGGATTGTCACGTGTCTATCGCAG ATACTTATCATACATTATGGTAAAATGGCGTTCAGCACGAAAGCTCTCACTTTAGAACAATGGATGTGGTGCCTGTTCTTCGGACTCGGTACTCTATTGTGGGGCCAAATAATTACGACTATTCCTACGCGCAAGATTCCTAAAATCCTTTC aTGGGGCCGCGGCCAGCCGGATGATATCGGTGCGATCAATCTCGGGGATGAGAAATTCGACCCTGACTCGGATAAAAAGCCGCGCGCAGGACAAATACTATGGATCCGTGGTCTAACACGACTACAGACACAG AGGTTGGTCATCGTATCCCCTAAGAAGCTGCGGGAGCAGGAGCGTTCGAACGCTATATCAGCTTCTGTTTTAGCACTGGCTTGA
- the Pmca gene encoding plasma membrane calcium-transporting ATPase 3 isoform X7 gives MATIDGRPAQYGITLKHLRELMELRGREGVNKINSHGGVQEICKKLYTSPSEGLSGSAADIQHRRDTFGSNLIPPKPPKTFLQLVWEALQDVTLIILEVAALVSLGLSFYHPADEEDPTAVPSMEDDEAKYGWIEGLAILISVIVVVIVTAFNDYSKERQFRGLQSRIEGEHKFSVIRQGEVKQISVADIVVGDICQIKYGDLLPADGILIQSNDLKVDESSLTGESDHVKKGESFDPMVLSGTHVMEGSGKMLVSAVGVNSQAGIIFTLLGAAVDQQEQEIKKMKKEAKKQRKKKSLTGDEAVEITGNSHASGGGKHESGENHHAPSHGGGEGKKDKSVLQAKLTKLAIQIGYAGSTIAVLTVVILVTQFCVTTFVIEGKPWKNTYAGDLVRHLIIGVTVLVVAVPEGLPLAVTLSLAYSVKKMMKDNNLVRHLDACETMGNATAICSDKTGTLTTNRMTVVQSYICEKMSKTIPNFTDIPSHIGTLIIQSVSINSAYTSRIMPSQDPTELPLQVGNKTECALLGFVIALGMNYQTIRDDQPEETFTRVYTFNSVRKSMSTVIPRKGGGYRLFTKGASEIIMKKCAFIYGREGHLEKFTKEMQDRLVKNVIEPMACDGLRTISIAYRDFVPGKAEINQVHSDNEPNWEDEENIVNNLTCLCIVGIEDPVRPEVPDAIRKCQKAGITVRMVTGDNVNTARSIAMKCGILKPNEDFLVLEGKEFNRRIRDSNGEVQQHLLDKVWPRLRVLARSSPTDKYTLVKGIIDSLVTTSREVVAVTGDGTNDGPALKKADVGFAMGIAGTDVAKEASDIILTDDNFSSIVKAVMWGRNVYDSIAKFLQFQLTVNVVAVIVAFIGACAVQDSPLKAVQMLWVNLIMDTLASLALATEMPTPDLLLRKPYGRTKPLISRTMMKNILGQAVYQLSVIFMLLFVGDKMLDIETGRGVAQAGGGPTQHFTVIFNTFVMMTLFNEFNARKIHGQRNVFQGIFTNPIFYSIWIVTCLSQILIIHYGKMAFSTKALTLEQWMWCLFFGLGTLLWGQIITTIPTRKIPKILSWGRGQPDDIGAINLGDEKFDPDSDKKPRAGQILWIRGLTRLQTQVIGGELQERLIPVPYSKSSTDQARLVIVSPKKLREQERSNAISASVLALA, from the exons ATGGCAACAATAGACGGCCGACCGGCACAGTATGGTATCACTCTCAAGCACCTTCGTGAGCTCATGGAGCTGCGAGGGCGTGAAGGTGTCAATAAAATCAATAGCCATGGTGGTGTGCAGGAGATTTGTAAAAAGCTATATACTTCACCCAGTGAAG GTCTCAGTGGGTCAGCGGCAGACATCCAGCACAGACGAGACACATTTGGTTCCAATCTAATACCTCCAAAGCCACCAAAAACGTTTCTACAGTTAGTGTGGGAAGCTTTGCAAGATGTTACGTTAATCATCTTGGAAGTAGCGGCATTGGTTTCGTTAGGTCTTAGCTTTTATCACCCGGCGGATGAGGAGGATCCAA CAGCGGTTCCGTCGATGGAAGACGACGAAGCGAAGTATGGTTGGATCGAGGGACTCGCTATATTGATTTCTGTGATCGTGGTGGTGATAGTAACAGCTTTCAATGACTATTCTAAGGAGAGACAGTTTAGGGGTCTCCAAAGTCGGATAGAAGGGGAACATAAATTCTCTGTTATTCGGCAAGGGGAGGTTAAACAGATCTCTGTGGCTGACATTGTTGTCGGTGACATTTGTCAG ATAAAGTACGGAGACCTGCTGCCAGCAGATGGTATCCTCATACAAAGCAACGATCTCAAAGTGGATGAATCCAGTTTAACCGGAGAGTCGGACCATGTGAAAAAAGGGGAATCATTCGATCCCATGGTACTCTCGG GTACGCACGTGATGGAGGGTTCCGGGAAAATGTTAGTTTCTGCAGTAGGTGTTAACTCTCAGGCTGGTATTATCTTCACCTTGTTGGGTGCTGCTGTTGATCAGCAAGAGCAAGAAATCAAGAAGATGAAGAAAG AGGCTAAGAAGCAGCGGAAGAAGAAGTCATTAACAG GAGACGAAGCTGTAGAGATAACTGGAAACAGCCATGCGAGCGGAGGAGGCAAGCACGAGTCGGGGGAGAACCACCACGCGCCTAGCCACGGGGGCGGAGAAGGGAAGAAGGACAAGAGTGTTCTTCAAGCCAAGCTAACTAAACTCGCCATACAAATCGGTTATGCCGGCTCGACCATAGCAGTGCTTACCGTTGTCATTCTAGTCACTCAGTTCTGCGTAACGACGTTTGTCATAGAGGGGAAACCTTGGAAGAACACGTACGCTGGTGATCTGGTGCGTCATTTGATCATTGGTGTAACGGTACTCGTAGTGGCCGTTCCCGAAGGTCTTCCTCTAGCTGTCACCTTGTCTCTCGCTTATTCCGTTAAG AAAATGATGAAGGATAACAACCTGGTGCGCCACTTGGATGCTTGCGAAACAATGGGCAACGCCACGGCGATCTGCTCGGACAAGACTGGCACCCTGACAACCAACCGCATGACCGTCGTTCAGTCGTACATATGCGAGAAAATGAGCAAGACGATCCCGAATTTCACGGACATACCGAGCCACATCGGGACCTTAATAATCCAATCtgtctccattaattcggcgtaCACATCCAGGATAATGCCCTCGCAGGACCCAACAGAATTGCCGCTACAGGTCGGCAATAAAACCGAATGTGCCTTACTTGGATTCGTAATTGCCCTGGGCATGAACTATCAGACGATACGAGACGATCAGCCCGAGGAAACCTTCACGCGGGTCTACACGTTCAATAGCGTTAGGAAGAGCATGTCCACCGTCATACCGAGGAAGGGTGGCGGGTACAGGCTCTTCACCAAGGGCGCTTCCGAGATCATCATGAAGAA ATGTGCCTTTATATATGGTCGCGAAGGTCATTTGGAGAAATTTACCAAGGAGATGCAAGATCGTCTGGTGAAGAACGTGATCGAGCCAATGGCGTGCGACGGTCTCCGGACCATCTCTATAGCTTACCGCGACTTCGTTCCTGGCAAGGCAGAGATCAATCAGGTTCACAGCGACAACGAGCCGAACTGGGAGGACGAGGAGAATATCGTGAACAATCTGACGTGTTTGTGCATCGTCGGTATAGAGGATCCGGTTCGTCCCGAGGTGCCCGACGCGATCAGGAAGTGCCAGAAGGCCGGCATCACCGTGAGGATGGTGACGGGGGACAACGTGAACACGGCCCGCTCTATCGCCATGAAATGCGGCATCCTGAAGCCGAACGAGGACTTCCTTGTCCTCGAGGGCAAGGAGTTCAACAGGAGGATCCGAGACAGCAACGGGGAGGTGCAGCAACACCTGCTGGACAAAGTGTGGCCGAGGCTCAGGGTGCTGGCCAGATCCTCGCCCACGGACAAGTACACGCTTGTCAAAGGCATAATCGACAGTCTGGTGACCACCAGCCGCGAGGTGGTCGCGGTGACTGGCGACGGGACGAACGACGGCCCGGCTTTGAAGAAGGCGGACGTCGGCTTCGCCATGGGCATAGCCGGCACCGACGTCGCCAAGGAAGCTTCCGACATCATTCTAACGGACGATAATTTCTCGTCGATCGTAAAGGCGGTGATGTGGGGTAGAAACGTCTACGATAGTATAGCGAAGTTCTTGCAGTTTCAGCTGACCGTGAACGTCGTCGCTGTTATAGTTGCTTTTATCGGGGCATGTGCCGTGCAAGATTCGCCCCTTAAAGCTGTGCAGATGTTGTGGGTGAACCTGATCATGGACACGCTAGCGTCCCTCGCTCTGGCCACCGAGATGCCTACGCCGGATCTTCTCCTTCGCAAGCCATACGGTCGCACGAAACCTCTCATCTCCAGGACGATGATGAAGAACATCCTCGGCCAGGCCGTCTATCAGTTGTCCGTTATTTTTATGCTTCTTTTCGTTG GCGATAAGATGCTCGACATCGAAACGGGCCGGGGCGTAGCACAAGCTGGCGGCGGTCCAACGCAGCACTTCACCGTCATCTTCAACACGTTCGTCATGATGACTCTCTTCAACGAATTCAACGCCAGGAAAATCCATGGTCAGCGTAATGTCTTCCAAGGAATATTCACCAACCCCATCTTTTACAGTATCTGGATTGTCACGTGTCTATCGCAG ATACTTATCATACATTATGGTAAAATGGCGTTCAGCACGAAAGCTCTCACTTTAGAACAATGGATGTGGTGCCTGTTCTTCGGACTCGGTACTCTATTGTGGGGCCAAATAATTACGACTATTCCTACGCGCAAGATTCCTAAAATCCTTTC aTGGGGCCGCGGCCAGCCGGATGATATCGGTGCGATCAATCTCGGGGATGAGAAATTCGACCCTGACTCGGATAAAAAGCCGCGCGCAGGACAAATACTATGGATCCGTGGTCTAACACGACTACAGACACAG GTAATAGGTGGCGAGTTGCAGGAACGTTTGATACCAGTACCATACAGCAAGAGTTCGACAGACCAAGCT AGGTTGGTCATCGTATCCCCTAAGAAGCTGCGGGAGCAGGAGCGTTCGAACGCTATATCAGCTTCTGTTTTAGCACTGGCTTGA
- the Pmca gene encoding plasma membrane calcium-transporting ATPase 3 isoform X10, protein MATIDGRPAQYGITLKHLRELMELRGREGVNKINSHGGVQEICKKLYTSPSEGLSGSAADIQHRRDTFGSNLIPPKPPKTFLQLVWEALQDVTLIILEVAALVSLGLSFYHPADEEDPTAVPSMEDDEAKYGWIEGLAILISVIVVVIVTAFNDYSKERQFRGLQSRIEGEHKFSVIRQGEVKQISVADIVVGDICQIKYGDLLPADGILIQSNDLKVDESSLTGESDHVKKGESFDPMVLSGTHVMEGSGKMLVSAVGVNSQAGIIFTLLGAAVDQQEQEIKKMKKEAKKQRKKKSLTGDEAVEITGNSHASGGGKHESGENHHAPSHGGGEGKKDKSVLQAKLTKLAIQIGYAGSTIAVLTVVILVTQFCVTTFVIEGKPWKNTYAGDLVRHLIIGVTVLVVAVPEGLPLAVTLSLAYSVKKMMKDNNLVRHLDACETMGNATAICSDKTGTLTTNRMTVVQSYICEKMSKTIPNFTDIPSHIGTLIIQSVSINSAYTSRIMPSQDPTELPLQVGNKTECALLGFVIALGMNYQTIRDDQPEETFTRVYTFNSVRKSMSTVIPRKGGGYRLFTKGASEIIMKKCAFIYGREGHLEKFTKEMQDRLVKNVIEPMACDGLRTISIAYRDFVPGKAEINQVHSDNEPNWEDEENIVNNLTCLCIVGIEDPVRPEVPDAIRKCQKAGITVRMVTGDNVNTARSIAMKCGILKPNEDFLVLEGKEFNRRIRDSNGEVQQHLLDKVWPRLRVLARSSPTDKYTLVKGIIDSLVTTSREVVAVTGDGTNDGPALKKADVGFAMGIAGTDVAKEASDIILTDDNFSSIVKAVMWGRNVYDSIAKFLQFQLTVNVVAVIVAFIGACAVQDSPLKAVQMLWVNLIMDTLASLALATEMPTPDLLLRKPYGRTKPLISRTMMKNILGQAVYQLSVIFMLLFVGDKMLDIETGRGVAQAGGGPTQHFTVIFNTFVMMTLFNEFNARKIHGQRNVFQGIFTNPIFYSIWIVTCLSQILIIHYGKMAFSTKALTLEQWMWCLFFGLGTLLWGQIITTIPTRKIPKILSSA, encoded by the exons ATGGCAACAATAGACGGCCGACCGGCACAGTATGGTATCACTCTCAAGCACCTTCGTGAGCTCATGGAGCTGCGAGGGCGTGAAGGTGTCAATAAAATCAATAGCCATGGTGGTGTGCAGGAGATTTGTAAAAAGCTATATACTTCACCCAGTGAAG GTCTCAGTGGGTCAGCGGCAGACATCCAGCACAGACGAGACACATTTGGTTCCAATCTAATACCTCCAAAGCCACCAAAAACGTTTCTACAGTTAGTGTGGGAAGCTTTGCAAGATGTTACGTTAATCATCTTGGAAGTAGCGGCATTGGTTTCGTTAGGTCTTAGCTTTTATCACCCGGCGGATGAGGAGGATCCAA CAGCGGTTCCGTCGATGGAAGACGACGAAGCGAAGTATGGTTGGATCGAGGGACTCGCTATATTGATTTCTGTGATCGTGGTGGTGATAGTAACAGCTTTCAATGACTATTCTAAGGAGAGACAGTTTAGGGGTCTCCAAAGTCGGATAGAAGGGGAACATAAATTCTCTGTTATTCGGCAAGGGGAGGTTAAACAGATCTCTGTGGCTGACATTGTTGTCGGTGACATTTGTCAG ATAAAGTACGGAGACCTGCTGCCAGCAGATGGTATCCTCATACAAAGCAACGATCTCAAAGTGGATGAATCCAGTTTAACCGGAGAGTCGGACCATGTGAAAAAAGGGGAATCATTCGATCCCATGGTACTCTCGG GTACGCACGTGATGGAGGGTTCCGGGAAAATGTTAGTTTCTGCAGTAGGTGTTAACTCTCAGGCTGGTATTATCTTCACCTTGTTGGGTGCTGCTGTTGATCAGCAAGAGCAAGAAATCAAGAAGATGAAGAAAG AGGCTAAGAAGCAGCGGAAGAAGAAGTCATTAACAG GAGACGAAGCTGTAGAGATAACTGGAAACAGCCATGCGAGCGGAGGAGGCAAGCACGAGTCGGGGGAGAACCACCACGCGCCTAGCCACGGGGGCGGAGAAGGGAAGAAGGACAAGAGTGTTCTTCAAGCCAAGCTAACTAAACTCGCCATACAAATCGGTTATGCCGGCTCGACCATAGCAGTGCTTACCGTTGTCATTCTAGTCACTCAGTTCTGCGTAACGACGTTTGTCATAGAGGGGAAACCTTGGAAGAACACGTACGCTGGTGATCTGGTGCGTCATTTGATCATTGGTGTAACGGTACTCGTAGTGGCCGTTCCCGAAGGTCTTCCTCTAGCTGTCACCTTGTCTCTCGCTTATTCCGTTAAG AAAATGATGAAGGATAACAACCTGGTGCGCCACTTGGATGCTTGCGAAACAATGGGCAACGCCACGGCGATCTGCTCGGACAAGACTGGCACCCTGACAACCAACCGCATGACCGTCGTTCAGTCGTACATATGCGAGAAAATGAGCAAGACGATCCCGAATTTCACGGACATACCGAGCCACATCGGGACCTTAATAATCCAATCtgtctccattaattcggcgtaCACATCCAGGATAATGCCCTCGCAGGACCCAACAGAATTGCCGCTACAGGTCGGCAATAAAACCGAATGTGCCTTACTTGGATTCGTAATTGCCCTGGGCATGAACTATCAGACGATACGAGACGATCAGCCCGAGGAAACCTTCACGCGGGTCTACACGTTCAATAGCGTTAGGAAGAGCATGTCCACCGTCATACCGAGGAAGGGTGGCGGGTACAGGCTCTTCACCAAGGGCGCTTCCGAGATCATCATGAAGAA ATGTGCCTTTATATATGGTCGCGAAGGTCATTTGGAGAAATTTACCAAGGAGATGCAAGATCGTCTGGTGAAGAACGTGATCGAGCCAATGGCGTGCGACGGTCTCCGGACCATCTCTATAGCTTACCGCGACTTCGTTCCTGGCAAGGCAGAGATCAATCAGGTTCACAGCGACAACGAGCCGAACTGGGAGGACGAGGAGAATATCGTGAACAATCTGACGTGTTTGTGCATCGTCGGTATAGAGGATCCGGTTCGTCCCGAGGTGCCCGACGCGATCAGGAAGTGCCAGAAGGCCGGCATCACCGTGAGGATGGTGACGGGGGACAACGTGAACACGGCCCGCTCTATCGCCATGAAATGCGGCATCCTGAAGCCGAACGAGGACTTCCTTGTCCTCGAGGGCAAGGAGTTCAACAGGAGGATCCGAGACAGCAACGGGGAGGTGCAGCAACACCTGCTGGACAAAGTGTGGCCGAGGCTCAGGGTGCTGGCCAGATCCTCGCCCACGGACAAGTACACGCTTGTCAAAGGCATAATCGACAGTCTGGTGACCACCAGCCGCGAGGTGGTCGCGGTGACTGGCGACGGGACGAACGACGGCCCGGCTTTGAAGAAGGCGGACGTCGGCTTCGCCATGGGCATAGCCGGCACCGACGTCGCCAAGGAAGCTTCCGACATCATTCTAACGGACGATAATTTCTCGTCGATCGTAAAGGCGGTGATGTGGGGTAGAAACGTCTACGATAGTATAGCGAAGTTCTTGCAGTTTCAGCTGACCGTGAACGTCGTCGCTGTTATAGTTGCTTTTATCGGGGCATGTGCCGTGCAAGATTCGCCCCTTAAAGCTGTGCAGATGTTGTGGGTGAACCTGATCATGGACACGCTAGCGTCCCTCGCTCTGGCCACCGAGATGCCTACGCCGGATCTTCTCCTTCGCAAGCCATACGGTCGCACGAAACCTCTCATCTCCAGGACGATGATGAAGAACATCCTCGGCCAGGCCGTCTATCAGTTGTCCGTTATTTTTATGCTTCTTTTCGTTG GCGATAAGATGCTCGACATCGAAACGGGCCGGGGCGTAGCACAAGCTGGCGGCGGTCCAACGCAGCACTTCACCGTCATCTTCAACACGTTCGTCATGATGACTCTCTTCAACGAATTCAACGCCAGGAAAATCCATGGTCAGCGTAATGTCTTCCAAGGAATATTCACCAACCCCATCTTTTACAGTATCTGGATTGTCACGTGTCTATCGCAG ATACTTATCATACATTATGGTAAAATGGCGTTCAGCACGAAAGCTCTCACTTTAGAACAATGGATGTGGTGCCTGTTCTTCGGACTCGGTACTCTATTGTGGGGCCAAATAATTACGACTATTCCTACGCGCAAGATTCCTAAAATCCTTTC ATCCGCGTAG